One Phycisphaera mikurensis NBRC 102666 DNA window includes the following coding sequences:
- a CDS encoding sodium/proton-translocating pyrophosphatase: MPLLFLLAPLGAALALVFAHVFYRGFMRTPEGDPAMVRVAEAVRRGAYAYLGKQARVVYLAVAALVVLLAVLAFLGLQRPLTPVGVGAAALLSGLCGFLGMKTATHASARTCHAAKASLDGGLRVAFRAGAVMGLCVTGFALLDVSLWFAVLWFLTDAGETPDGLVTLTTLTLTFAVGASLQALFARVGGGIYTKAADVGADLVGKVEAGIPEDDARNPATIADNVGDNVGDVAGMGADLYESYYGSILAAMALAAAAAFGLGLETADAVKLVVAAPALGGLGILCSIAAIYAVKAREGAGFAELLKSLHRGVYLSSIGIAALSAGLLFGLLGGIEGVSWHGIWIAILAGLLAGLVIAWGTERYTSYEHKPTVEIARKAETGPATVIISGVATGMMSTWVPLLTIVVAILVAFHAAGGGGTADGSFLLGVFGVGLAAVGMLSTLGITLATDAYGPIADNAGGNAEMTHQAPEVRERTDMLDSLGNTTAATGKGFAIGSAALTALALLAAYVITVQAQLTASVSPDAGIVAKLQNLPAEIVDLPQVKPVVEYQGGGRMAVYLGRDSFDAGLLQAGAGAAAVLDDLLDGRRQAAAKAGVPPLPLLLGGVWEGDAASGFRRFRLLDGAEGIPGVSGAVVPAQVATLPEVLAHFDVTLMNPRVLCGLFLGVMLVFVFCAMTMEAVGRAAKQMMEECRRQFAEMRSGFRAAGMSEAELADVTRWPEEVEVGGHRYPDYANCVAISTGGALREMVAPSLLAVAVPVATGLVLGVAAVMGLLTGTLVCGFAVAIFMANAGGAWDNAKKYIETGALGEGRGKGSDEHKAGVVGDTVGDPFKDTSGPSLNILIKLVSVVSVVFAAVVVRYAPVVGGWVGL, from the coding sequence TTTGGCGCTCGTCTTCGCCCACGTGTTCTACCGCGGCTTCATGCGGACGCCCGAAGGCGATCCGGCGATGGTCCGCGTGGCGGAGGCCGTCCGCCGCGGGGCGTACGCGTACCTGGGCAAGCAGGCGCGGGTGGTCTACCTGGCGGTGGCGGCGCTGGTGGTGCTGCTCGCGGTGCTGGCGTTTCTGGGGCTGCAGCGGCCGCTGACGCCGGTGGGCGTGGGCGCAGCGGCGCTGCTCTCGGGGCTCTGCGGCTTCCTGGGGATGAAGACGGCCACCCACGCCTCGGCCCGGACGTGCCACGCGGCGAAGGCGAGCCTCGACGGGGGGCTCCGCGTCGCCTTCCGGGCGGGGGCGGTCATGGGCCTGTGCGTCACGGGCTTCGCGCTGCTGGACGTCTCGCTGTGGTTCGCGGTGCTCTGGTTCCTCACCGACGCGGGCGAGACGCCCGACGGCCTCGTGACGCTGACCACGCTCACGCTCACCTTCGCGGTGGGGGCGAGCCTGCAGGCGCTCTTCGCCCGCGTGGGCGGCGGCATCTACACCAAGGCCGCCGACGTGGGGGCCGACCTGGTGGGCAAGGTCGAGGCGGGCATCCCCGAGGACGACGCCCGCAACCCCGCGACCATCGCCGACAACGTGGGCGACAACGTCGGGGACGTCGCGGGCATGGGGGCGGACCTCTACGAGAGCTACTACGGCAGCATCCTCGCGGCGATGGCGCTCGCGGCGGCGGCGGCCTTCGGGCTGGGGCTGGAGACGGCCGACGCCGTGAAGCTGGTGGTCGCGGCTCCCGCGCTGGGCGGGCTGGGGATCCTGTGCTCGATCGCGGCGATCTACGCGGTCAAGGCCCGCGAGGGGGCGGGCTTCGCCGAGCTGCTCAAGAGCCTGCACCGCGGCGTGTACCTCTCCTCAATCGGCATCGCCGCCCTCTCCGCCGGCCTGCTGTTCGGGCTTCTCGGCGGGATCGAGGGCGTGTCGTGGCACGGGATCTGGATCGCGATCCTGGCGGGCCTGCTCGCCGGGCTCGTCATCGCCTGGGGCACCGAGCGCTACACCAGCTACGAGCACAAGCCGACGGTGGAGATCGCCCGCAAAGCCGAGACCGGCCCGGCGACGGTGATCATCTCCGGCGTCGCGACCGGGATGATGTCGACGTGGGTGCCGCTGCTCACGATCGTCGTGGCGATCCTGGTGGCCTTCCACGCGGCCGGCGGCGGCGGCACCGCCGACGGCTCCTTCCTGCTGGGCGTGTTCGGCGTGGGGCTCGCGGCGGTGGGGATGCTGTCGACGCTGGGAATCACGCTGGCGACCGACGCCTACGGCCCGATCGCCGACAACGCCGGCGGCAACGCGGAGATGACCCACCAGGCGCCCGAGGTCCGCGAGCGGACGGACATGCTCGACTCGCTGGGCAACACGACGGCCGCGACCGGCAAGGGCTTCGCGATCGGCTCGGCGGCGCTCACCGCGCTGGCGCTGCTGGCGGCGTACGTCATCACGGTGCAGGCGCAGCTCACGGCCAGCGTCTCGCCCGACGCGGGCATCGTCGCCAAGCTGCAGAACCTGCCCGCGGAGATCGTGGACCTGCCCCAGGTCAAGCCGGTGGTCGAGTACCAGGGCGGCGGGCGGATGGCGGTCTACCTCGGCCGCGACAGCTTCGACGCGGGGCTGCTGCAGGCCGGCGCGGGCGCGGCGGCGGTGCTCGACGACCTGCTCGACGGCCGGCGGCAGGCCGCGGCCAAGGCGGGGGTGCCGCCGCTGCCGCTGCTGCTCGGCGGCGTGTGGGAGGGCGACGCGGCGTCGGGCTTCCGGCGCTTCCGGCTGCTCGACGGCGCCGAGGGCATCCCGGGCGTGTCGGGGGCCGTGGTGCCGGCGCAGGTGGCGACGCTGCCGGAGGTGCTCGCCCACTTCGACGTCACGCTGATGAACCCGCGCGTGCTGTGCGGGCTGTTCCTGGGCGTCATGCTCGTGTTCGTCTTCTGCGCGATGACGATGGAGGCGGTGGGCCGGGCCGCGAAGCAGATGATGGAGGAGTGCCGCCGGCAGTTCGCCGAGATGCGGAGCGGCTTCCGGGCCGCGGGCATGAGCGAGGCGGAGCTCGCCGACGTGACGAGGTGGCCCGAGGAGGTCGAGGTCGGCGGGCACCGCTACCCCGACTACGCGAACTGCGTGGCGATCTCCACCGGCGGCGCCCTCCGCGAGATGGTTGCCCCGTCGCTGCTCGCGGTGGCCGTGCCGGTCGCCACCGGCCTGGTGCTCGGCGTCGCCGCCGTGATGGGCCTGCTCACCGGGACGCTGGTCTGCGGCTTCGCCGTCGCGATCTTCATGGCCAACGCGGGGGGCGCCTGGGACAACGCGAAGAAGTACATCGAGACCGGCGCCCTGGGCGAGGGCCGCGGCAAGGGCAGCGACGAGCACAAGGCCGGCGTCGTCGGCGACACCGTGGGCGACCCTTTCAAGGACACGAGCGGCCCGAGCCTGAACATCCTGATCAAGCTGGTGAGCGTGGTGTCGGTGGTGTTCGCCGCGGTGGTGGTGCGGTACGCGCCGGTGGTGGGGGGATGGGTGGGGCTTTGA
- a CDS encoding DUF2784 domain-containing protein has product MLYRLAADVVLAVHVGIVAFVILGLLLTVVGGGAGWSWVRNRWFRLAHLATIGVVVVQAFVGVVCPFTTWESQLREAGGQTGYGDLSFVAYWLRSVLFFDGEPWMFILGYSLFGLAVVATLFFVPVRWRGRADRGSADRG; this is encoded by the coding sequence ATGCTCTACCGCCTCGCCGCCGATGTCGTCCTCGCCGTCCACGTCGGCATCGTCGCGTTCGTGATCCTCGGGCTGCTGCTGACCGTCGTCGGCGGCGGCGCCGGCTGGTCGTGGGTCCGCAACCGGTGGTTCCGGCTCGCGCACCTGGCGACCATCGGCGTGGTGGTGGTGCAGGCCTTCGTCGGCGTGGTCTGCCCGTTCACGACGTGGGAGAGCCAGCTACGGGAGGCCGGCGGGCAGACGGGCTACGGCGACCTGTCGTTTGTGGCCTACTGGCTGCGGTCGGTGCTGTTCTTCGACGGCGAGCCGTGGATGTTCATCCTCGGCTACTCGCTCTTCGGCCTCGCCGTCGTCGCCACGCTCTTCTTCGTCCCGGTGCGGTGGCGCGGCCGGGCGGACCGCGGATCCGCGGACCGCGGCTGA
- the cysK gene encoding cysteine synthase A: protein MTRPAYDSILDTIGDTPLVKLRRTGPGGGGSIHVKCEFFNPLSSVKDRIGRAMIEAGEKAGRVNKDTHIIEPTSGNTGIALAFVCAAKGYKLTLTMPDSMSVERRALLRMLGAELVLTEGAKGMSGAIAKAAELVGTSDNAWMPQQFENPANPQAHYETTGPEIWEATGGKVTHLVHGVGTGGCLSGAGQYLKEQNPDVKVIAVEPTDSPVISGGEPGPHKIQGIGAGFIPKNLNKEILDGVEQVTNDEAFAWARKISEHEGVLGGISTGANVCASVRIAEKDPAAHIVTIGCSFGERYLSTPLFDGLR from the coding sequence ATGACGCGTCCCGCCTACGACAGCATCCTCGACACGATCGGTGACACCCCGCTGGTGAAGCTGCGGCGCACGGGGCCCGGGGGCGGCGGCTCGATCCACGTGAAGTGCGAGTTCTTCAACCCGCTCTCCAGCGTCAAGGACCGCATCGGCCGGGCGATGATCGAGGCGGGCGAGAAGGCCGGCCGCGTGAACAAGGACACCCACATCATCGAGCCGACGTCGGGCAACACGGGCATCGCGCTCGCCTTCGTCTGCGCGGCAAAGGGCTACAAGCTCACGCTGACGATGCCCGACTCGATGTCGGTGGAGCGGCGGGCGCTGCTGCGGATGCTCGGCGCCGAGCTGGTGCTCACCGAGGGCGCCAAGGGCATGAGCGGCGCCATCGCCAAGGCCGCCGAGCTGGTCGGCACCAGCGACAACGCGTGGATGCCCCAGCAGTTCGAGAACCCCGCGAACCCGCAGGCGCACTACGAGACGACCGGCCCGGAGATCTGGGAAGCCACCGGGGGCAAGGTCACGCACCTCGTGCACGGCGTGGGCACCGGCGGCTGCCTCTCGGGCGCCGGGCAGTACCTCAAGGAGCAGAACCCCGATGTCAAGGTGATCGCGGTGGAGCCGACCGACTCGCCGGTGATCTCCGGCGGCGAGCCCGGCCCCCACAAGATCCAGGGCATCGGCGCGGGCTTCATCCCCAAGAACCTCAACAAGGAGATCCTCGACGGCGTCGAGCAGGTCACCAACGACGAGGCGTTCGCCTGGGCGCGGAAGATCTCCGAGCACGAGGGCGTCCTCGGCGGCATCTCCACCGGGGCCAACGTGTGCGCGAGCGTCCGGATCGCGGAGAAGGACCCCGCGGCGCACATCGTCACCATCGGCTGCAGCTTCGGCGAGCGGTACCTGTCGACCCCGCTCTTCGACGGCCTGCGGTGA